The proteins below come from a single Vicugna pacos chromosome 13, VicPac4, whole genome shotgun sequence genomic window:
- the DMAP1 gene encoding DNA methyltransferase 1-associated protein 1 isoform X1 — MATGADVRDILELGGPEGDAASGTISKKDIINPDKKKSKKSSETLTFKRPEGMHREVYALLYSDKKDAPPLLPSDTGQGYRTVKAKLGSKKVRPWKWMPFTNPARKDGAMFFHWRRAAEEGKDYPFARFNKTVQVPVYSEQEYQLYLHDDAWTKAETDHLFDLSRRFDLRFVVIHDRYDHQQFKKRSVEDLKERYYHICAKLANVRAVPGTDLKIPVFDAGHERRRKEQLERLYNRTPEQVAEEEYLLQELRKIEARKKEREKRSQDLQKLITAADTTAEQRRTERKAPKKKLPQKKEAEKPAVPETAGIKFPDFKSAGVTLRSQRMKLPSSVGQKKIKALEQMLLELGVELSPTPTEELVHMFNELRSDLVLLYELKQACANCEYELQMLRHRHEALARAGVLGGPATPASGPAPTPAEPAVPEPGLGPDPNKDTIIDVVGAPLTPNSRKRRESASSSSSVKKAKKP, encoded by the exons ATGGCTACAGGCGCGGATGTGAGAGACATTCTAGAGCTCGGGGGTCCAGAGGGGGATGCAGCTTCCGGGACCATCAGCAAGAAGGACATTATCAACCCGGACAAG AAAAAGTCCAAGAAGTCCTCCGAGACCCTGACCTTCAAGAGGCCCGAGGGCATGCACCGGGAGGTCTATGCACTGCTCTACTCTGACAAGAA AGATGCGCCCCCACTGCTACCCAGTGACACTGGTCAAGGCTACCGCACAGTGAAGGCCAAGTTGGGCTCCAAGAAGGTACGGCCCTGGAAGTGGATGCCCTTCACCAACCCGGCCCGCAAGGATGGAGCCATGTTCTTCCACTGGCGACGGGCCGCTGAGGAGGGCAAGGACTACCCCTTCGCCAGGTTCAATAAG actgtgcaggtgCCCGTGTATTCAGAGCAGGAGTACCAGCTCTATCTTCACGATGATGCTTGGACAAAGGCAGAAACTGACCACCTCTTTGACCTCAGCCGCCGCTTTGACCTACGTTTTGTTGTTATCCACGACCGGTATGACCACCAGCAGTTCAAG AAGCGGTCTGTGGAGGACCTGAAAGAGCGGTACTACCACATCTGTGCCAAGCTTGCCAATGTGCGGGCGGTGCCGGGCACAGACCTCAAGATACCGGTATTTGATGCTGGGCACGAGCGACGGCGGAAGGAACAGCTGGAGCGTCTCTATAACCGGACCCCAGAGCAG GTGGCAGAGGAGGAGTACCTGCTACAGGAACTGCGCAAGATCGAGGCCCGGAAGAAGGAGCGGGAGAAGCGCAGCCAGGACCTGCAGAAGCTCATAACGGCGGCAGACACCACTGCCGAGCAGCGACGCACAGAACGCAAGGCCCCCAAGAAGAAGCTCCCCCAGAAAAAGGAGGCCGAGAAGCCG GCTGTTCCTGAGACCGCGGGCATCAAGTTCCCAGACTTCAAGTCTGCGGGCGTCACGCTGCGGAGCCAGCGG ATGAAACTGCCAAGCTCCGTGGGACAGAAGAAGATCAAGGCCCTGGAACAGATGCTGCTGGAGTTGGGTGTAG AGCTGAGCCCGACGCCCACGGAGGAGCTGGTGCACATGTTCAATGAGCTGCGGAGCGACCTGGTGCTGCTCTACGAGCTCAAGCAGGCCTGCGCCAACTGCGAGTACGAGCTGCAGATGCTGCGGCACCGGCACGAGGCGCTGGCCCGGGCTGGTGTGCTGGGGGGCCCCGCCACACCGGCTTCGGGCCCGGCCCCCACCCCGGCGGAGCCAGCAGTGCCCGAACCGGGTCTCGGCCCCGACCCCAACAAGGACACCATCATCGACGTGGTGGGCGCGCCCCTCACGCCCAATTCG AGAAAGCGACGGGAGTCGGCCTCCAGCTCCTCTTCTGTGAAGAAAGCCAAGAAGCCATGA
- the DMAP1 gene encoding DNA methyltransferase 1-associated protein 1 isoform X2 produces the protein MEPCSSTGDGPLRRARTTPSPGSISQCIHLHVDTSPWMAHRLLRLSTSSCDSSLSPTSPGWFSSISPPSLGPSGPVEGEPGDKRLRRENQETVQVPVYSEQEYQLYLHDDAWTKAETDHLFDLSRRFDLRFVVIHDRYDHQQFKKRSVEDLKERYYHICAKLANVRAVPGTDLKIPVFDAGHERRRKEQLERLYNRTPEQVAEEEYLLQELRKIEARKKEREKRSQDLQKLITAADTTAEQRRTERKAPKKKLPQKKEAEKPAVPETAGIKFPDFKSAGVTLRSQRMKLPSSVGQKKIKALEQMLLELGVELSPTPTEELVHMFNELRSDLVLLYELKQACANCEYELQMLRHRHEALARAGVLGGPATPASGPAPTPAEPAVPEPGLGPDPNKDTIIDVVGAPLTPNSRKRRESASSSSSVKKAKKP, from the exons ATGGAGCCATGTTCTTCCACTGGCGACGGGCCGCTGAGGAGGGCAAGGACTACCCCTTCGCCAGGTTCAATAAG CCAGTGTATCCACCTGCATGTGGACACCTCCCCCTGGATGGCTCACAGGCTTCTCAGACTCAGCACATCCAGCTGTGACTCATCACTCTCCCCCACGTCCCCCGGCTGGTTTTCTTCCATCTCACCTCCATCCTTAGGCCCATCAGGTCCAGTAGAGGGAGAGCCTGGAGATAAAAGATTGAGAAGGGAGAACCAAGAG actgtgcaggtgCCCGTGTATTCAGAGCAGGAGTACCAGCTCTATCTTCACGATGATGCTTGGACAAAGGCAGAAACTGACCACCTCTTTGACCTCAGCCGCCGCTTTGACCTACGTTTTGTTGTTATCCACGACCGGTATGACCACCAGCAGTTCAAG AAGCGGTCTGTGGAGGACCTGAAAGAGCGGTACTACCACATCTGTGCCAAGCTTGCCAATGTGCGGGCGGTGCCGGGCACAGACCTCAAGATACCGGTATTTGATGCTGGGCACGAGCGACGGCGGAAGGAACAGCTGGAGCGTCTCTATAACCGGACCCCAGAGCAG GTGGCAGAGGAGGAGTACCTGCTACAGGAACTGCGCAAGATCGAGGCCCGGAAGAAGGAGCGGGAGAAGCGCAGCCAGGACCTGCAGAAGCTCATAACGGCGGCAGACACCACTGCCGAGCAGCGACGCACAGAACGCAAGGCCCCCAAGAAGAAGCTCCCCCAGAAAAAGGAGGCCGAGAAGCCG GCTGTTCCTGAGACCGCGGGCATCAAGTTCCCAGACTTCAAGTCTGCGGGCGTCACGCTGCGGAGCCAGCGG ATGAAACTGCCAAGCTCCGTGGGACAGAAGAAGATCAAGGCCCTGGAACAGATGCTGCTGGAGTTGGGTGTAG AGCTGAGCCCGACGCCCACGGAGGAGCTGGTGCACATGTTCAATGAGCTGCGGAGCGACCTGGTGCTGCTCTACGAGCTCAAGCAGGCCTGCGCCAACTGCGAGTACGAGCTGCAGATGCTGCGGCACCGGCACGAGGCGCTGGCCCGGGCTGGTGTGCTGGGGGGCCCCGCCACACCGGCTTCGGGCCCGGCCCCCACCCCGGCGGAGCCAGCAGTGCCCGAACCGGGTCTCGGCCCCGACCCCAACAAGGACACCATCATCGACGTGGTGGGCGCGCCCCTCACGCCCAATTCG AGAAAGCGACGGGAGTCGGCCTCCAGCTCCTCTTCTGTGAAGAAAGCCAAGAAGCCATGA